The Sorangiineae bacterium MSr11367 genome window below encodes:
- a CDS encoding beta-lactamase family protein, giving the protein MIFRLSVVCLLAGLAACTAKAPAPSDVDRVLSRWDADDHPDLKAVIVLRNGALAGSRYYNGEKPDTLHDIRSAGKSITSLLVGMAIEAGRIEGTSDPVGRYLPDARGTPVENITLDDALTMRSGLDADDEDEASPGNEDKLDAARDPRAFALSISAREPRGSRYVYNSLSAYLVGLVVEKAVGRPQDEFARDALFSPLGITHWTWQHDAGGHTKGQGNLWLTALDVAKIGQMVLDGGTYQGRRIVGARWLDASVQPRVAISAVDPYADGYGYFWYTKTHDIRGERVRVSFASGSGGNKIYIVPSRHLVVAITSSAYGRGYGQRRSEAILRALLEEASSLKW; this is encoded by the coding sequence ATGATTTTTCGACTCTCTGTGGTCTGTCTTTTGGCCGGGCTGGCGGCGTGCACCGCCAAGGCTCCGGCGCCCTCGGACGTCGATCGCGTTCTGTCGCGGTGGGACGCCGACGACCACCCCGATTTGAAGGCGGTTATCGTCCTGCGCAACGGCGCACTCGCCGGCTCGCGCTATTACAATGGCGAGAAGCCGGACACGCTTCATGACATTCGCTCCGCCGGAAAAAGCATCACCTCGCTGCTGGTCGGTATGGCCATCGAAGCGGGGCGCATCGAGGGAACGTCGGACCCCGTCGGCCGCTATCTGCCCGATGCGCGTGGGACCCCGGTGGAGAACATCACGCTGGACGACGCGCTCACCATGCGTTCCGGCCTCGATGCCGACGACGAGGACGAGGCATCGCCCGGCAACGAGGACAAGCTCGATGCTGCCCGTGATCCGCGCGCATTCGCCTTATCCATTTCTGCGCGCGAGCCGCGAGGCAGCCGCTACGTCTACAACTCGCTCTCCGCGTACCTGGTGGGTCTGGTCGTCGAAAAGGCCGTCGGCCGCCCACAGGACGAGTTCGCGCGCGATGCACTTTTTTCGCCGTTGGGCATCACGCACTGGACGTGGCAGCACGATGCGGGCGGGCACACGAAGGGGCAGGGGAACCTCTGGCTCACCGCGCTGGACGTCGCGAAAATTGGCCAAATGGTGCTCGATGGTGGCACGTACCAAGGCCGTCGCATCGTCGGCGCGCGATGGCTCGACGCAAGCGTCCAGCCGCGCGTCGCCATCTCGGCCGTGGATCCCTATGCCGACGGGTACGGATATTTCTGGTACACGAAGACGCACGATATCCGCGGGGAGCGCGTCCGCGTATCGTTTGCCTCGGGCAGCGGCGGAAACAAGATTTACATCGTGCCATCGCGCCATCTGGTGGTCGCGATCACGTCGAGCGCCTATGGACGCGGATACGGCCAGAGGCGCTCGGAGGCTATTTTGAGAGCGCTGCTCGAGGAAGCTTCGTCCTTGAAATGGTGA
- a CDS encoding HEAT repeat domain-containing protein, which yields MQTYSTRRTTFLAIALTAIAAGPLACHNSPPPDQAIAELHDPDPDTRQRAADSLRTDEGVPPNAIQPLLDALGTERFLYVRGAILITLGKSGRPEAKAPIDQAVQSATDKDSRRWAGRALKYWMIATHALSADYAFPDGWPYGQPGYPRRLVE from the coding sequence ATGCAGACTTACTCGACTCGACGCACGACCTTCCTCGCCATCGCCCTTACCGCCATCGCCGCCGGGCCCCTGGCCTGCCACAATTCGCCGCCGCCGGATCAAGCGATCGCCGAACTTCACGACCCGGACCCCGATACGCGGCAACGGGCAGCGGACAGTCTACGAACCGACGAGGGCGTCCCTCCCAACGCCATTCAGCCTCTGCTCGATGCCCTTGGCACGGAACGGTTTCTGTACGTGCGGGGTGCGATCCTCATCACCCTCGGCAAGTCGGGTCGCCCCGAAGCCAAGGCCCCGATCGATCAGGCCGTGCAAAGCGCAACGGACAAGGACTCACGCCGCTGGGCGGGGCGCGCGCTCAAGTATTGGATGATCGCGACGCACGCACTCTCCGCGGACTACGCGTTTCCCGATGGATGGCCGTATGGGCAGCCGGGCTATCCTAGGAGGCTCGTCGAATAG